ACACCTTCTATTCCGTTGGTATTCCATGGTTTGAACTGCTCTAATGGACCAAGAAACATTTCATAGAGGCGGAGAGTATCTGCTCCGTATTTTTCTATAATATCATCGGGATTTACGACGTTGAGTTTGGATTTTGACATTTTTTCTACTTCCCATCCGCATATATATTTGTCATCTTCTAATATAAATTGTGCGGTCTTTGCTTCCGCTCGTGCATTTTTAAACTTTTCTATATCTAATACATCGTTTTCCACCATATTGACATCTACGTGAAGAGGCGTTGTTTTATAATTTTGTATCAGATGAAAAGAAACAAAGGTATTTTCTCCAACCACTCTATACACAAAGTTTGACCTTCCTTGTATCATGCCTTGATTGACAAGCTTTTGAGCGTATTCATCTACGTTTACAAATCCTTTATCATATAGAAATTTAGTCCAAAAACGAGAATAGAGCAAATGTCCCGTAGCGTGTTCTGCTCCGCCGAGATACAGATCTACTTTCTGCCAATATCTTTGAGCTTCTTTGCTACAAAATTCCTTTTCATTATGAGGATCCATATATCTAAAAAAATACCAACTGGAACCTGCCCACCCTGGCATAGTAGTATATTCATAAGGATTTCCATCTTGTGTTTTGAAATCCATTGCTCTTGCCAAAGGAGGTTCCCCATATTCTGTTGGCAGATAAGCATTTACTTCGGGAAGTGTCAATGGAAGTGCTGTGTTATCTAAAACGTAAGGAATCCCATCTTTATAATAAATTGGAATCGGTTCGCCCCAATAACGCTGTCTTCCAAAGATAGCATCTCGCATTTTGTAGTTTATTTTTTGCTTTCCTATGTGCATTTGCTCTATTTGTGCGGTTATTTTTACCAATGCCTTGCCCCATTCCATTCCATTGAGATCTTGTGAATGTATCATTTTTCCGGATTTAGCAATAAAATTACTCTTTGTAATATCCGCTGTCTCTCCTTCTAAAACGGGGATAATGGGAAGAGAAAAATGTTTTGCAAAAGCGTAATCACGAGTATCGCTACATGGGACACCCATCACAACTCCTGTTCCATATCCGCTCAAAACATAATCCGCTACCCATATAGGAATGCTTTCTTTGGTAAATGGATGGAGGGCATAACTTCCTGTGAAAACTCCTGAAACACTTTTGACATCACTCATTCTGTCTTTTTCTGATTTGTGTATAGCTTGTTGTATGTATGCCTCTACCAATGGTCGCTGGACTTCGGTAGTAATTGCACTCACTATATCACTTTCGGGAGCAAGTGTTAAAAAAGTGACCCCATAAATAGTATCCAAACGAGTAGTAAAAACACGTATTTGCATATTTTTTTCTGCCACTGAAAAATCCAACTCAGCTCCGACTGATTTGCCTATCCAATTCCTTTGCATCTCTTTTATTGGCTCAGGCCATTCTATTGTTTCCAAACCACGTAGTAATCTTTCAGCATAAGCAGTGATCCTCATACTCCATTGGGGCATTTTTTTTTTGATAACGGGATGTCCTCCTCGTTCAGAAAAACCATCTTTTACCTCATCATTAGAAAGCACCGTTCCTAAAGCAGGGCACCAATTGACATGAGATTCATTCACATAAGCAAGACGATATTTGAGTAATAAAACCTGTTTTTCTCTCTCTGTCATTTGTTTCCATTCCGATGCAGAGAAAATTGGTGTGTCTTCATTGCAGGCAGCGGCAATGTTTTTATTTCCTTCTTTTTCAAAAGAATGGACAAGAGAATCAATATCCTCCGCTTTATCCGTTGTTTTATTGTACCAACTGTTATAAAGCTCTCTAAAAATCCATTGAGTCCATTTATAAAAGGAAGGATCGCTCGTGCGAACTTCCCTGTCCCAATCAAAAGAAAAGCCTAAGTTTTTTAATTGTTCTTTATAACGAGCAATATTATTTTCAGTGGTTATAGCAGGGTGTTGTCCTGTATTTATAGCGTATTGTTCCGCAGGCAAACCAAAGGAATCAAATCCCATAGGATGTAAGACATTAAAACCTTTCATTTTTTTATATCTACTCACAATATCAGAAGCAATGTAACCCAAAGGATGCCCCACATGTAATCCGGAACCGGATGGGTAGGGAAACATATCTAATACATAATACTTCGGTTTGGATAAATCATTTCCCGTTTTATAAATACCATTCGCTTTCCAAAATGTTCTCCATTTCTTTTCTACTTCTCTAAAGTTATATTCTGCCATTTCTACTTGTTTTTAGATGTATAAATTGTAAAAATGTAATATATTAAAAAAATATAATTTATGAATTACGAATGTTAAAGATATGAATATAACAAGTAAAAAATCCCGAAGGGATAAAAATATGAGAGTGTTTAAGTAAAAAAAATATATACAGATAAGGGTGATGTTTATGGTCAAATCATTCCAAAATCAATTCCATGTGCAAGGTAAACAAAACACGTATAAAAATGATAATAGCACAAAAGTAGTTAGTGAATCAATTGTTATGGTTGGTATAGCTTTAAGAATTGCTTGGGTTTTCAATGGAAGTATATTTTATGACGAATTTCAAAAAATATTCTTATCTATCTTACTTAAACATTCTCATGTTTATTTTATAGTAGAATTTATTCTTTTTTAAAATATTTTTCTTCCTCTTCTGGGGGGGTTTGGAGAGCTGGTTCATCGGGAGTAGATGAGCTGTCCTCTATTTTTAATTTTGATGCATCATATTTTGTGATTTTTATTTCTGTTCTTCTATTTTTTTGATGTTCTTCTTCGGTTTGAGCGTTTTGAATTTTTGGTATTGTTTCGCCATACCCTTTAGATACAATTCTTTCTGAACTTACTCCATGAGAGATTATGTAATCGACAGCTGCCTTAGCTCTATTCTCAGAGAGAGTTATATTGTAATTATGTTCCCCCCTGTTATCGGTATGAGATGATAATTCTATTTCTATTTCGGGATTATCTTTCATAAAAGAGACGACTTCATCGAGTTCTATAGCAGCGTCTGGTCTTATATCCCATTTATCTAGATCGTAATAGACATGTTCTAGGACAATTATTTTTTGCAGTATTACTTTTTCTAAGAAAAGAGTAGTATCAAAAACAACATTTGTTTCTAATTCTTTTATGGTATCTAAGTTTGGTGATTTTCCTTCGGTAGTATAGGTAACACGAGATGCAAAATAATCTACTTTTTCTGCTATAAGATGGTAGGTTTCATCTTCAAATACTTTAAAACTAAAACGTCCATCGTTATCACTAAAGGTTTCGGATATAATGGTGTCGTGATTATCTAAAAGTTTAATTTTTACATTTGAGAGTATTGTTTGAGTGGAGTCATTTTTTTCGAATGCTGTGCCGTTAAGGGTGTAGTTAATAGTTTTCATGGAGGGGTCATTATTAAAAATGGTATATATATCGTCTCCACCTTTTCCACCTTTTCTATTAGAAGTAAAAAAACCTTCTATGGGATTTATTAGAAATATACCGAAGTCGTCTGCATCAGAATTTATAGAAGCTCCTAAATTATAAACATTGTTTTGGTTATGGGCTCTTTTAGATACAAATATATCTAATTTTCCAAAACCACTATGTCCATCGGATGAAAAATATAAAGATCCGTCTTCTGCTAAAAATGGGAATATTTCATCTCCGGGTGTATTAATGTCTTTTCCTAAATTTCTTACATCTGTCCATTTTCCTTTTTTATTCAGGGTGGCTACCCATATATCTAAACCTCCAAATCCTCCTTTTCTATTTGAGGAAAAATAAATAGTAGTTCCATCGGGTGAAAGAGCGGGGCTGGAGTCCCATATTTGTGGATTAGAAATGCTCAATACTTTTGGGGCAGACCATTTTTTGTTTCGGTATCGGGTAGAGAAAAGGGTTACTTCTTCGTATTCTTGATTGTATGAGTTCCCTTTTGCAAATACCATAAAGTTTCCATTTGATGAAAAAGTGACACTCCCTTCGTTTGTATTTGGATAGTTTATCAGGGGGTCTATTTTTTCTATGGAAGAAACATCTACTTTCATATTGTATGGGATATTGTTAGAGGTTTTTTTGATTTTTGCTTTGTAAATATCTGTATAAGCTGTTCCCGTTAATTTATACTGCTTGCCTCCATCTCGATTTGAGGTAAAAAATAATTCTCCTCTTTGTTTATTATACACGGGAGAATATTCATCAGCGGGTGTATTCAGTTCTTTTAGATTTTTTATTTCGTAGTGCCTTTCAGGAATAGTTTTTAAAGAGATTATTTTTTCTAATTCTATTTTTATTTCTGATTGGATTTGAGGATCTTCAGATGTTTCTAAAATGTTTTCTAATACTTTTATTGCTTCGTCATATTGAGAATTTGCTTTGAGTGATGCAATATAGTATGTCCATGTTTTTAGTTTTAGGTCTTCGTTTTTTATTGCTATAGCATAATAAGGAAATGCTTCTGCTAATTTATTGGATTTCCTGAACGCTTCTGCAAGTTTATAATTGGCAGTAGGGTTTAATTTATTTGTTTCCACTGCTTTTTTATAGGATATAATAGCGGCTTGATACTCTCCATTGAGCATTTTTTTATCGCCTTGTTTTATGCTACTACATCTTGCTAAAATAATAAAAATTACAAATAATAATAAGAGATATAAAGTGTTTTTTTTTTTCATTGTTTCTACGTTTTAATGGTATTAAAAATATTTATGAATCCAAGTATTTTCTGCTGCGAGTTTCCATTCTTTTTCGTATTGTTCTATGCTGCTCACGGCAGTATTGATAATATAAATATTTTTTTTCAAAAATCCATTTTTTATGGATTCTTTTATATTTTTATGTAGTAATAGATGTAAAGTACTTTCTTTTTCTACAAAAAGAAAATCTCTTCTTAAAAAACTTTGTCCGTAGTTTATTTCTATTGTTTGTAAAAAATGAACAGATTTGTCTATAGAACACCCCGAAGCAGGATGGAAGGATTCGTCTACTCCTAATATCAGAAAATAAGAATCTTTCCATATAAAAGAACATCTGAGTTGGTTTCCATGAGACATCCACTCTTCACAAAATTTTTGAAAAAGTGGGGTTAGTATCTTTTCTTTTATTGGGCTATGAGATTGATATACCCATATACGGGTATTTTTTGGTAAGATTTCAAAGGGGACATGCAT
This DNA window, taken from Chitinophagaceae bacterium, encodes the following:
- the leuS gene encoding leucine--tRNA ligase; this translates as MTEREKQVLLLKYRLAYVNESHVNWCPALGTVLSNDEVKDGFSERGGHPVIKKKMPQWSMRITAYAERLLRGLETIEWPEPIKEMQRNWIGKSVGAELDFSVAEKNMQIRVFTTRLDTIYGVTFLTLAPESDIVSAITTEVQRPLVEAYIQQAIHKSEKDRMSDVKSVSGVFTGSYALHPFTKESIPIWVADYVLSGYGTGVVMGVPCSDTRDYAFAKHFSLPIIPVLEGETADITKSNFIAKSGKMIHSQDLNGMEWGKALVKITAQIEQMHIGKQKINYKMRDAIFGRQRYWGEPIPIYYKDGIPYVLDNTALPLTLPEVNAYLPTEYGEPPLARAMDFKTQDGNPYEYTTMPGWAGSSWYFFRYMDPHNEKEFCSKEAQRYWQKVDLYLGGAEHATGHLLYSRFWTKFLYDKGFVNVDEYAQKLVNQGMIQGRSNFVYRVVGENTFVSFHLIQNYKTTPLHVDVNMVENDVLDIEKFKNARAEAKTAQFILEDDKYICGWEVEKMSKSKLNVVNPDDIIEKYGADTLRLYEMFLGPLEQFKPWNTNGIEGVHKFLKKLWKFFVDENSNGRISLEKPNPEELKILHKTIKKASEDIERLSFNTSVSAFMICLNELIALKCNKKEILEPFILLIAPYTPHIAEELWYLLGNKSSVTVAPYPLYNPEYVQEDSFEYPIAINGKTRTKILFSLDIEATAIEKQVIENESVLKWTDGKKIKKIIIMKGKIINIVTD
- a CDS encoding OmpA family protein, with amino-acid sequence MKKKNTLYLLLLFVIFIILARCSSIKQGDKKMLNGEYQAAIISYKKAVETNKLNPTANYKLAEAFRKSNKLAEAFPYYAIAIKNEDLKLKTWTYYIASLKANSQYDEAIKVLENILETSEDPQIQSEIKIELEKIISLKTIPERHYEIKNLKELNTPADEYSPVYNKQRGELFFTSNRDGGKQYKLTGTAYTDIYKAKIKKTSNNIPYNMKVDVSSIEKIDPLINYPNTNEGSVTFSSNGNFMVFAKGNSYNQEYEEVTLFSTRYRNKKWSAPKVLSISNPQIWDSSPALSPDGTTIYFSSNRKGGFGGLDIWVATLNKKGKWTDVRNLGKDINTPGDEIFPFLAEDGSLYFSSDGHSGFGKLDIFVSKRAHNQNNVYNLGASINSDADDFGIFLINPIEGFFTSNRKGGKGGDDIYTIFNNDPSMKTINYTLNGTAFEKNDSTQTILSNVKIKLLDNHDTIISETFSDNDGRFSFKVFEDETYHLIAEKVDYFASRVTYTTEGKSPNLDTIKELETNVVFDTTLFLEKVILQKIIVLEHVYYDLDKWDIRPDAAIELDEVVSFMKDNPEIEIELSSHTDNRGEHNYNITLSENRAKAAVDYIISHGVSSERIVSKGYGETIPKIQNAQTEEEHQKNRRTEIKITKYDASKLKIEDSSSTPDEPALQTPPEEEEKYFKKE